One genomic segment of Mangifera indica cultivar Alphonso chromosome 6, CATAS_Mindica_2.1, whole genome shotgun sequence includes these proteins:
- the LOC123218171 gene encoding floral homeotic protein AGAMOUS-like isoform X1, with amino-acid sequence MAFPNESREDSPREKKIGRGKIEIKRIENTTNRQVTFCKRRNGLLKKAYELSVLCDAEVALIVFSSRGRLYEYSNNSVKTTIERYKKASADSSHAASVSEANAQFYQQEANKLRQQIRNLQNSNRNMLGESLGALSVKELKNLETRLEKGISRIRSKKNELLFAEIEFMQKREIDLHNNNQLLRAKIAENEGGQQNMNLIAGGGSYEIIQSQPFDSRDFFQVNALQPTNHYARQDQMALQLV; translated from the exons ATGGCCTTTCCAAACGAATCAAGGGAAGATTCCCCCAGAGAGAAAAAAATCGGAAGGGGAAAGATCGAGATCAAGCGGATCGAAAACACCACTAATCGCCAAGTCACTTTCTGCAAGAGGCGCAatggtttgcttaaaaaagCATATGAATTATCTGTTCTCTGTGATGCTGAGGTTGCTCTTATCGTCTTCTCCAGCCGTGGTCGCCTCTATGAATATTCCAACAACAG TGTCAAAACAACAATTGAAAGGTACAAGAAGGCAAGTGCAGATTCCTCCCATGCTGCGTCTGTCTCTGAAGCTAATGCTCAG TTCTACCAACAAGAAGCCAACAAACTGAGGCAGCAAATTCGGAATCTTCAGAACTCAAACAG GAATATGCTGGGTGAATCACTAGGTGCCTTGAGTGTCAAGGAACTCAAGAACTTGGAGACTCGTTTGGAGAAAGGAATCAGCCGAATCCGATCCAAAAAG AATGAACTGTTGTTTGCAGAAATCGAATTCATGCAGAAGAGG GAAATTGACTTGCACAACAACAACCAGCTCCTTCGAGCGAAg ATTGCTGAGAATGAGGGGGGCCAACAGAACATGAATTTGATAGCTGGAGGGGGCAGCTATGAGATTATACAATCTCAGCCATTTGACTCTCGTGACTTCTTCCAAGTCAATGCATTACAGCCTACTAATCACTATGCACGCCAGGACCAGATGGCCCTTCAGTTAGT CTAA
- the LOC123218171 gene encoding floral homeotic protein AGAMOUS-like isoform X2: protein MAFPNESREDSPREKKIGRGKIEIKRIENTTNRQVTFCKRRNGLLKKAYELSVLCDAEVALIVFSSRGRLYEYSNNSVKTTIERYKKASADSSHAASVSEANAQFYQQEANKLRQQIRNLQNSNRNMLGESLGALSVKELKNLETRLEKGISRIRSKKNELLFAEIEFMQKREIDLHNNNQLLRAKIAENEGGQQNMNLIAGGGSYEIIQSQPFDSRDFFQVNALQPTNHYARQDQMALQLV from the exons ATGGCCTTTCCAAACGAATCAAGGGAAGATTCCCCCAGAGAGAAAAAAATCGGAAGGGGAAAGATCGAGATCAAGCGGATCGAAAACACCACTAATCGCCAAGTCACTTTCTGCAAGAGGCGCAatggtttgcttaaaaaagCATATGAATTATCTGTTCTCTGTGATGCTGAGGTTGCTCTTATCGTCTTCTCCAGCCGTGGTCGCCTCTATGAATATTCCAACAACAG TGTCAAAACAACAATTGAAAGGTACAAGAAGGCAAGTGCAGATTCCTCCCATGCTGCGTCTGTCTCTGAAGCTAATGCTCAG TTCTACCAACAAGAAGCCAACAAACTGAGGCAGCAAATTCGGAATCTTCAGAACTCAAACAG GAATATGCTGGGTGAATCACTAGGTGCCTTGAGTGTCAAGGAACTCAAGAACTTGGAGACTCGTTTGGAGAAAGGAATCAGCCGAATCCGATCCAAAAAG AATGAACTGTTGTTTGCAGAAATCGAATTCATGCAGAAGAGG GAAATTGACTTGCACAACAACAACCAGCTCCTTCGAGCGAAg ATTGCTGAGAATGAGGGGGGCCAACAGAACATGAATTTGATAGCTGGAGGGGGCAGCTATGAGATTATACAATCTCAGCCATTTGACTCTCGTGACTTCTTCCAAGTCAATGCATTACAGCCTACTAATCACTATGCACGCCAGGACCAGATGGCCCTTCAGTTAGTGTAA